TATCTTGTAAATACAGGCTGGAGCGGCGGTGCTTACGGCGTTGGCAAGCGTATGAGCATAAAAGCAACACGTGCTTGCATAAATGCGATCCTTGATGGCAGTATCACAAAATGTGAATTTGAAAATTTTGATAAATTTAACTTCGCTATCCCAAAAGAGCTCGATGGCGTCGAGACAAAGCTACTAAATCCTATAAACACATGGACGCATCCGGCTGAGTATAACGCTTCACGTGATAAGCTCGCTAAAATGTTTGTTGAAAATTTCAAACGTTACGAAGATGTAAAAGAGGGCGTTGAGTACGCTAAAGCTGGTCCAAAGGCTTAATTTGCATAGCCTTGCAAAAAATTTTGCAAGGCTAGTTTTTTTAGTTGGCATTTTTGATATTAAAGTATCTTTCTTCTAAATTCCAAGTTCAATTGTTACATTTGTAAATTTATTCTATTAAGTAACAAAATATTAGATATTGCCAAATATATGAGTTACTAATAAAATTTTCCTATTACACTTAGCCTAGTTTTTTCTGTGCTTGAACCAAGTATCAAATATCATTTATTGTGCTACTGTTTTCTAAAAATTTTTATAGGTTTGAGTAGGAGATAGATTGCATAAATTTAGGGGAAAAAGAAAAAATAAGGGCAAAGTTGCCCTTATAGTTATAAATGTATATTATGAGTGAAAGTGAAATTCCTCTGGATGATCTAGTGCGTATCTAAATTTATCCATATCGACTTTTTTATCCCAGATAGAAACTATCATGCAACCAACAGCGTTACCGCAGAGATTACCAACTGCACGCATCTCTGACATAAATTTATCAACGCCAAGTAGCACAGCCACGGTGACAACTGGTATGCCAGTGCTTGGGAGTGCACTTAGTGTGCCTGCAAGGACGACAAAACCAGATCCCGTAACGCCAACTGCGCCTTTACTTGTGATCATTAGCACGATTAGAATACTTATTAGATGCTCAAAACTTAGCGGGATGTTGAAGGCTTGCGCTAAGAAGATAACGCTTAAGCTTAGATAGATGTTGGTGCAGTCAAGGTTAAATGAGTAGCCAGTCGGGATGATAAGTCCAACTGCGCCTCTATTTATACCAGCTGATTCTAGCTTTTGCATAAGTGGCGCAAGAGCTGTTTCGCTCGAGCTTGTTGCAAAGACTACCAATACCTCTTTTGAAATAAAACGCATAAATTTAAAGACATTGATTTTTGCAAAATAGCAAATAATGCCAAGCACCACAAAGATAAAAAAGCAACTTGCAAGTGCCATAACAACCAAAAGCTCCATCATGCCAAGAAGCGTTCCGATACCAAATTTGCCGATTAGATAAGCCATAGCTGAAAATGCAGCCACTGGGCTAAAGAGCATAAGCCAACTAAGAAGTTTTAAGACATAGTGCTGAATAAATTCAAGTGGCTTTAGGCAAGCTTGTTTTTTATCATGAGCTAGCAGCGAAAGTACGATGGCAACGATAATAGCCATGAAAAGTACTTGAAGTGTGTTTGATTTTATAAATGGATCAAGTATATGCACGTAAGGGAAAATATCATCTACTGGCACAGCACCTCTTAAAAGATGAAGTGTATGTGCTACAAATCCGCTATTTGCGTCCATATTTGCAGCTTGAGATGTAAATTTAGCCACACTTGAGGCATCAAGCTGAGTGTAGTCAAGATTCATACCATGTCCCGGACGAAGTGTCTCGCCAAAGATGATACCGACAGCAAGTGCAAGTGTGCTAACTATCTCAAAATAGATAAATGCCTTTAATCCAATAGACCCAAGATCTTTTAAACTCTCGAGCCCAACGATACCTGAAACGATCGTTAAAAAGATAATAGGACCAATCAAAATTTTAAGTGCTTTTATAAAATAATCAATGCCTGGCTTGCTTGCTATACCAAGCTCAGGTGCGACCATGCCAACGATAACGCCACCAACAATACCGATCACAACCCAAAAGGCAAGATTGGTAAATAATCTTACAGCAAGATTTCCTTGCTTTTTAGTATTATTCATAAATTTCCCCTTTATAGGCTTTCTCTGATCTTAGCAGAGATGATCTTATCGCCTTGTCTTATAGCGTCAAGCACCTTTAGGCTCTCTTCATCAACGCATTTTCCAAAGACTGTATGCACGCCGTCAAGATGAGGTTGTTTGCTATGACAGATGAAAAACTGTGATCCGCCAGTATCACGCCCCGCGTGAGCCATGCTTAGGCTACCGCGCTCGTGTTTTACCTTTTGGTTGTCGCATTCGCATTTTATTCTCCAGCCAGGACCGCCTGTACCTGTGCCATTTGGACAACCGCCTTGGATGACAAAATTTGGTATAACTCTGTGAAAATTTAGACCATTATAAAAGCCTGATTTTATCAAATGGATAAAATTTGCGACAGCTTGTGGAGCTTCTTCGGCAAAAAGTTCAAGTCTGATATCGCCTTTGTCTGTCTCTAAAACTACAAATTTATCTTTTTTAAGTTCATCTAAATTTATATCATAAACTTTTAATTCATCAAAACGCATGT
This is a stretch of genomic DNA from Campylobacter concisus. It encodes these proteins:
- a CDS encoding peptidylprolyl isomerase; amino-acid sequence: MRFDELKVYDINLDELKKDKFVVLETDKGDIRLELFAEEAPQAVANFIHLIKSGFYNGLNFHRVIPNFVIQGGCPNGTGTGGPGWRIKCECDNQKVKHERGSLSMAHAGRDTGGSQFFICHSKQPHLDGVHTVFGKCVDEESLKVLDAIRQGDKIISAKIRESL
- a CDS encoding cation:dicarboxylate symporter family transporter, producing the protein MNNTKKQGNLAVRLFTNLAFWVVIGIVGGVIVGMVAPELGIASKPGIDYFIKALKILIGPIIFLTIVSGIVGLESLKDLGSIGLKAFIYFEIVSTLALAVGIIFGETLRPGHGMNLDYTQLDASSVAKFTSQAANMDANSGFVAHTLHLLRGAVPVDDIFPYVHILDPFIKSNTLQVLFMAIIVAIVLSLLAHDKKQACLKPLEFIQHYVLKLLSWLMLFSPVAAFSAMAYLIGKFGIGTLLGMMELLVVMALASCFFIFVVLGIICYFAKINVFKFMRFISKEVLVVFATSSSETALAPLMQKLESAGINRGAVGLIIPTGYSFNLDCTNIYLSLSVIFLAQAFNIPLSFEHLISILIVLMITSKGAVGVTGSGFVVLAGTLSALPSTGIPVVTVAVLLGVDKFMSEMRAVGNLCGNAVGCMIVSIWDKKVDMDKFRYALDHPEEFHFHS